One stretch of Comamonas testosteroni DNA includes these proteins:
- a CDS encoding lysozyme inhibitor LprI family protein has product MYVQELSRFPSQRSAIGTAGISARPLARLCALAVSGLLLIHLPATAAQDGDQEAPHCPSGQPLSLACLQHQAQVIERSMQVLYLSLQRRLPQDSAQALQTEQQEWTQERDRRCQPNGYVHEAEDMAACRIGMALSRVVVFKNQWHPLARNAQGDEQP; this is encoded by the coding sequence ATGTACGTTCAAGAATTGTCCCGTTTCCCATCTCAGCGTTCTGCCATCGGCACAGCCGGCATTTCTGCCCGGCCGCTGGCCCGGCTCTGCGCCCTGGCCGTCAGCGGCCTGCTGCTCATCCACCTGCCTGCAACTGCAGCCCAGGATGGTGATCAGGAGGCACCGCATTGCCCGTCTGGCCAGCCGCTGTCGCTTGCCTGCCTGCAGCACCAGGCCCAGGTCATAGAACGCAGCATGCAGGTGCTCTATCTGTCTTTGCAGCGCCGGCTGCCGCAGGACAGCGCCCAGGCTCTGCAGACCGAGCAGCAAGAGTGGACGCAGGAGCGTGATCGGCGCTGCCAGCCCAATGGCTATGTCCATGAGGCCGAAGACATGGCTGCCTGCCGCATCGGCATGGCCCTGAGCCGGGTCGTGGTCTTCAAGAACCAGTGGCATCCGCTGGCCAGGAACGCGCAAGGCGACGAACAGCCATGA
- a CDS encoding CoA-acylating methylmalonate-semialdehyde dehydrogenase, with translation MNAPTSAKVLAPTVKLLINGQMVESKTTQWRDVVNPATQEVLARVPFATPDEVNAAVANAKQAFKTWKKTPIGARARIFLKLQQLIRENMKELAALLTAEQGKTLPDAEGDVFRGLEVVEHAASIGNLQLGELANNVANGVDTYTLNQPLGVCAGITPFNFPAMIPLWMFPMAIATGNTFILKPSEQDPIVTMRLAELALEAGVPPGVLNVIHGGEDVVNAICDHPDIKAISFVGSTKVGTHVYNRASLNGKRVQCMMGAKNHAIVMPDANKEQSLNALLGAAFGAAGQRCMAVSVAVLVGEARNWIPDLVAKSKTLKVNGGTEPGTDVGPLVSCAALSRVEGLIERGLADGATLELDGRKPEVAAYAKGNFVGPTIFSGVKPGMSIYEQEIFGPVLCLVAAEDIDQAIEFINANPNGNGTAIFTQSGAAARKFQEDIDVGQVGINVPIPVPVPLFSFTGSRASKLGDLGPYGKQVVMFYTQTKTITARWFDDSTTSHGVNTTISLK, from the coding sequence ATGAACGCACCGACTTCCGCCAAGGTTCTGGCGCCCACGGTCAAGCTGCTTATCAACGGGCAGATGGTCGAATCCAAAACCACCCAGTGGCGCGATGTGGTCAACCCCGCGACGCAGGAAGTGCTGGCGCGCGTACCGTTCGCCACGCCCGACGAGGTCAACGCCGCCGTGGCCAATGCCAAGCAGGCGTTCAAGACCTGGAAAAAGACGCCCATCGGCGCACGCGCCCGCATCTTTCTGAAGCTGCAGCAGCTGATCCGCGAAAACATGAAGGAGCTGGCCGCCCTGCTGACGGCCGAACAAGGCAAGACCCTGCCCGACGCCGAAGGCGATGTCTTCCGCGGCCTGGAAGTCGTGGAGCACGCGGCCAGCATCGGCAATCTGCAACTGGGCGAGCTGGCCAACAATGTGGCCAACGGTGTCGATACCTATACGCTGAACCAGCCTCTGGGCGTGTGTGCAGGCATCACGCCCTTCAACTTCCCGGCCATGATTCCGCTGTGGATGTTCCCCATGGCGATCGCTACGGGCAATACCTTCATCCTCAAGCCTTCCGAGCAGGACCCCATCGTCACCATGCGTCTGGCCGAGCTGGCACTGGAAGCCGGCGTGCCTCCTGGCGTGCTCAACGTCATCCACGGCGGCGAAGACGTGGTCAACGCCATCTGCGACCACCCCGATATCAAGGCCATCAGCTTTGTGGGCTCGACCAAGGTCGGCACCCATGTCTACAACCGCGCCAGCCTCAATGGCAAGCGCGTGCAATGCATGATGGGCGCCAAGAATCACGCCATCGTCATGCCCGACGCCAACAAGGAGCAGTCGCTCAACGCCCTGCTGGGCGCTGCCTTCGGTGCGGCCGGCCAGCGCTGCATGGCGGTCTCCGTGGCCGTTCTGGTGGGAGAAGCCCGCAACTGGATTCCCGACCTGGTGGCCAAGTCCAAGACCCTCAAGGTCAATGGAGGTACCGAGCCCGGCACCGATGTCGGCCCCCTGGTGAGCTGCGCAGCCCTGTCGCGTGTCGAAGGCCTGATCGAACGCGGTCTGGCCGACGGCGCCACGCTGGAGCTGGACGGTCGCAAACCCGAGGTGGCAGCCTATGCCAAGGGCAATTTTGTCGGCCCAACCATCTTCAGCGGCGTCAAGCCCGGCATGAGCATCTACGAGCAGGAAATCTTCGGCCCCGTGCTGTGCCTGGTCGCGGCCGAGGACATCGATCAGGCCATCGAGTTCATCAACGCCAACCCCAATGGCAACGGCACGGCCATCTTCACCCAATCGGGTGCGGCCGCGCGCAAGTTCCAGGAAGACATCGATGTGGGCCAGGTCGGCATCAATGTGCCCATTCCCGTGCCCGTGCCGCTATTCTCGTTCACGGGCAGCCGGGCCTCCAAGCTGGGCGACCTGGGCCCCTACGGCAAGCAGGTGGTGATGTTCTACACCCAGACCAAGACCATCACGGCGCGCTGGTTCGACGACAGCACCACCAGCCACGGTGTGAACACCACCATCAGCCTCAAGTAA
- a CDS encoding cupin domain-containing protein translates to MSLVQAQPSPVKLTALEAPGQPEPTAALEQLYRGFEQEMLVPLWTEIGGLMPAHPKSQAAAHLWRWENLLKLADEAGRIVPVGRGGERRAIALANPALGGRPFATPTLWAAIQYLMPGEDAPEHRHTQHAFRFVVEGEGVWTVVNGDSIRMSRGDFLPQGGWNWHAHHNAASQPMAWIDGLDIPFAYYTESQFFEHGRLHLDPQERATPEFSRSERLWGHPGLRPVAHLQDSPTTPLLAYRWVDTDRALSEQLALEAEGHAATVSPGHAAVRYTNPSNGRDVLPTIRCEMHRVACGASTRVKREVGSAVFQVFDGQGTVTVGERQWQVRRGDMFVVPSWQLFSAQCDADQPQLDLFRFADTPIFEAVHAYRADTP, encoded by the coding sequence ATGAGCCTTGTGCAAGCCCAGCCCTCACCGGTAAAGCTCACGGCCCTTGAAGCCCCCGGCCAACCCGAGCCCACAGCTGCTCTTGAGCAGCTGTACCGAGGTTTCGAGCAGGAAATGCTGGTGCCGCTGTGGACGGAGATTGGCGGCCTGATGCCTGCCCACCCCAAAAGCCAGGCCGCCGCTCATCTGTGGCGTTGGGAGAATCTGCTCAAGCTGGCGGATGAAGCCGGCCGCATCGTCCCCGTGGGCCGGGGCGGCGAGCGCCGCGCGATTGCCCTGGCCAATCCGGCGCTGGGCGGCCGCCCGTTTGCCACGCCCACGCTGTGGGCTGCCATCCAGTACCTGATGCCCGGCGAAGATGCGCCCGAGCACCGTCACACCCAGCATGCCTTCCGCTTTGTGGTCGAAGGCGAAGGCGTGTGGACCGTGGTCAACGGCGACTCGATCCGCATGTCGCGCGGCGACTTTCTGCCCCAGGGCGGCTGGAACTGGCACGCCCACCACAATGCGGCTAGCCAGCCCATGGCCTGGATAGACGGGCTGGATATTCCGTTTGCCTACTACACCGAATCTCAGTTCTTCGAGCATGGCCGCCTGCATCTGGACCCGCAGGAGCGTGCCACGCCCGAGTTCTCGCGCTCCGAGCGCCTCTGGGGCCACCCTGGGCTGCGCCCTGTGGCTCATCTGCAGGACAGCCCGACCACGCCTTTGCTGGCCTACCGCTGGGTGGATACCGACCGCGCGCTGAGCGAGCAACTGGCGCTCGAAGCCGAAGGCCATGCCGCCACGGTCAGCCCCGGCCATGCCGCCGTGCGCTACACCAACCCCAGCAATGGCCGCGACGTGCTGCCCACCATTCGCTGCGAAATGCACCGCGTGGCTTGCGGCGCCAGCACCCGGGTCAAGCGCGAAGTGGGTTCTGCCGTCTTCCAGGTCTTTGACGGGCAGGGAACGGTGACCGTGGGCGAGCGCCAATGGCAGGTGCGGCGCGGCGACATGTTTGTCGTGCCCTCCTGGCAGCTGTTCAGCGCGCAATGCGATGCCGACCAACCGCAGCTGGATCTGTTCCGTTTTGCCGATACGCCGATTTTCGAGGCCGTCCACGCGTACAGGGCGGATACGCCCTGA
- a CDS encoding DUF488 domain-containing protein, translating to MAIRIVQLGSERAPDEGLRIGTVRRPPRGVPKAEFASRNYYDCWYPELSPEVELMQQALEAIKLRTAGQEAQADKLWKQFEKQFRKQLAEPAADRTLGLLAALSHSSAFSLGCYCDDEAHCHRSILRSLLADKGAILKN from the coding sequence ATGGCCATACGCATAGTCCAGCTAGGCAGCGAACGCGCCCCCGACGAGGGCCTGCGCATAGGTACGGTGCGCAGACCGCCGCGCGGCGTGCCCAAGGCCGAGTTCGCAAGCCGCAACTACTACGACTGCTGGTATCCCGAACTCTCGCCCGAGGTGGAGCTGATGCAGCAGGCCCTGGAGGCCATCAAGCTGCGCACGGCCGGCCAGGAGGCACAGGCCGACAAGCTCTGGAAGCAGTTTGAAAAGCAGTTCCGCAAGCAACTGGCCGAGCCCGCAGCCGATCGCACCCTGGGCCTGCTCGCAGCCTTGTCGCACAGCTCCGCCTTTTCTCTGGGCTGCTACTGCGACGACGAGGCGCATTGCCACCGCAGCATCTTGCGCAGCCTGCTCGCTGACAAGGGTGCCATTCTCAAGAATTAA
- a CDS encoding MarR family winged helix-turn-helix transcriptional regulator, with amino-acid sequence MQYQPAELENYPGYHIRRLQQIAVAVFMEETEEFGVTPVQYAALSAVLRQPGIDQRTLARNIGFDTSTIGSVIDRLEARGLMARNASPADRRVRLLSLTDEGRGLLVEAEPSVLRAQRRMLEPLPDDKRAQFMEMLSLLIHENDEFARAPSAVAQRSAERKRSAAVKAVKGLTGKAQDSVND; translated from the coding sequence ATGCAATACCAACCCGCAGAACTAGAAAACTATCCCGGCTATCACATCCGCAGGCTGCAGCAGATAGCCGTAGCCGTGTTCATGGAAGAAACCGAGGAATTCGGCGTGACGCCTGTGCAGTACGCGGCCCTGTCGGCCGTGCTGCGTCAGCCGGGCATCGACCAGCGCACGCTGGCACGCAATATCGGCTTCGACACCTCCACCATAGGCAGCGTGATCGACCGCCTGGAAGCACGCGGCCTGATGGCGCGCAACGCCAGCCCTGCCGATCGGCGTGTGCGTTTGCTGAGCCTGACCGACGAGGGGCGCGGCCTGCTGGTGGAAGCCGAGCCTTCGGTGCTGCGAGCCCAGCGCCGCATGCTGGAGCCTCTTCCTGACGACAAACGGGCACAGTTCATGGAAATGCTGTCGCTGCTGATCCACGAGAACGACGAGTTCGCGCGCGCCCCGAGCGCGGTGGCCCAGCGCAGTGCCGAGCGCAAGCGCAGTGCTGCCGTCAAGGCGGTCAAGGGCCTCACGGGCAAGGCGCAGGACAGCGTGAACGACTGA
- a CDS encoding heavy metal-binding domain-containing protein — MIVTTTPSIEGKRITRYCGVVAGEAILGANVFKDFFAGIRDIVGGRSGTYERELQRAREIALKELEQRAAEAGANAVVGVDLDFEVLGQGNGMLMVSASGTAVVVE; from the coding sequence ATGATCGTCACAACCACTCCCTCCATCGAAGGCAAACGCATCACCCGTTATTGCGGCGTGGTGGCGGGCGAGGCCATTCTGGGCGCCAATGTGTTCAAGGACTTCTTTGCCGGAATTCGCGACATCGTGGGCGGGCGTTCTGGAACCTACGAACGCGAGCTGCAAAGAGCGCGTGAAATTGCCCTCAAGGAACTGGAGCAACGCGCCGCCGAGGCGGGTGCCAATGCGGTGGTCGGCGTGGACCTTGATTTCGAGGTGCTGGGCCAGGGCAATGGCATGCTCATGGTCTCGGCCAGCGGCACGGCTGTCGTGGTGGAATAG
- the maiA gene encoding maleylacetoacetate isomerase has protein sequence MKLYSFFRSGTSHRLRIALNLKGLTPDYLPVDLRVDEQAEAPFKRINPQGLVPALTLDSGETLIQSPAIIEWLEERYPTPALLPADPEARAHVRAMAAIVGCDVHPINNRRILQTLRQQFGADEAAINAWCATWITAGFDAIEALLARDGTRGSFCFGAAPSLADVYLIPQVESARRFGVDLARWPLICAVDAACSALPAFAQAAPLAQPDAPQ, from the coding sequence ATGAAGCTCTACAGTTTTTTTCGCAGCGGCACCTCGCACCGCCTGCGCATTGCTCTCAATCTCAAGGGCCTCACACCCGACTACCTCCCTGTCGATCTGCGCGTGGACGAGCAGGCCGAAGCGCCGTTCAAGCGCATCAACCCGCAAGGCCTGGTGCCCGCGCTGACGCTGGACAGCGGCGAAACGCTGATCCAGTCGCCCGCCATCATCGAATGGCTGGAAGAGCGCTACCCCACGCCTGCACTGCTGCCTGCCGACCCCGAGGCACGCGCCCATGTGCGCGCCATGGCGGCCATCGTTGGCTGTGATGTGCACCCCATCAACAACCGCCGCATCCTGCAGACCCTGCGCCAGCAGTTCGGTGCCGACGAGGCCGCCATCAACGCCTGGTGCGCCACCTGGATCACGGCCGGCTTTGACGCCATCGAAGCCTTGCTGGCCCGGGACGGCACACGCGGCAGCTTTTGCTTTGGCGCAGCACCGAGCCTGGCCGATGTCTATCTGATTCCACAGGTCGAGAGCGCACGCCGCTTTGGCGTGGATCTGGCCCGCTGGCCGCTGATCTGTGCCGTCGATGCGGCTTGCAGCGCCCTGCCCGCCTTTGCCCAGGCAGCGCCTCTGGCCCAGCCTGACGCCCCGCAATAG
- a CDS encoding lysozyme inhibitor LprI family protein: MTASLSQHALAQAGADCVPGGTTAQTNACAIKDFQQADTDHQILYGDVMRALSAHERPALRKEQGEWSRHRITQCKQATKAFEAQPDWPSRYHGCLVQQITARDAVLKRWLHQGPPD; the protein is encoded by the coding sequence ATGACAGCCAGCTTGAGCCAGCACGCACTGGCCCAGGCCGGTGCCGACTGCGTGCCCGGCGGCACCACGGCCCAGACCAATGCCTGTGCCATCAAGGATTTCCAACAAGCCGACACCGACCACCAGATTCTCTATGGCGATGTGATGCGCGCGCTATCGGCTCATGAGCGCCCCGCTCTGCGCAAGGAGCAAGGCGAATGGAGCCGCCATCGCATCACCCAGTGCAAGCAGGCCACGAAGGCCTTTGAAGCGCAGCCCGACTGGCCCAGCCGCTACCACGGCTGTCTGGTGCAGCAAATCACGGCCCGCGATGCGGTGCTCAAGCGCTGGCTGCACCAGGGGCCGCCGGACTGA
- a CDS encoding Lrp/AsnC family transcriptional regulator, whose translation MEYRLDETDRQLLRLLQTNARASTAHLARQMNLARTTVVARIAKLEQEGVIAGYGVRLGSRMEQSAVRAYCGIRVQPKTATSVMQALNRFTEVEEVSAVSGQYDYMVFVRCESNEKLDALLDRIGLIDGIQQTYTSVVLSRKIDRRTTAEVVGEA comes from the coding sequence ATGGAATATCGACTGGATGAAACGGACCGCCAGCTGCTGCGCCTGCTGCAGACCAACGCGCGTGCCTCGACCGCGCATTTGGCTCGGCAGATGAATCTGGCTCGGACCACGGTGGTCGCTCGCATCGCCAAGCTGGAGCAGGAGGGCGTGATCGCCGGCTATGGCGTTCGCCTTGGCTCGCGCATGGAGCAGTCTGCCGTGCGCGCCTATTGCGGTATCCGTGTTCAGCCCAAGACGGCAACTTCGGTGATGCAGGCGCTCAACCGCTTCACCGAGGTGGAAGAGGTGTCGGCCGTTAGCGGACAGTACGACTACATGGTGTTTGTGCGCTGCGAGAGCAATGAAAAACTGGACGCGCTGCTTGACCGTATCGGCCTGATCGACGGCATCCAGCAGACCTATACCTCGGTGGTGCTGAGCCGCAAGATCGACCGCCGCACCACGGCCGAGGTCGTGGGAGAGGCTTAG
- a CDS encoding acyl-CoA dehydrogenase family protein, with amino-acid sequence MDFELSEDQRAFADTARAFAQAELAPHAAEWDREHIFPREAIAKAGELGFCGLYAPESIGGLGLPRLDATLVFEEMAAADPSTTAFITIHNMATWMLGTWATDAVRAEWGEQLTSGSKLASYCLTEPGAGSDAASLKTRAELVGNEYIVNGSKAFISGAGSTDVLVLMARTGDAGSGASGISAFAVPADAAGVSYGKKEEKMGWNSQPTRVISFDNVHIPAHNLLGREGEGFKIAMKGLDGGRINIATCSVGAAQGALTQAQSYMQERKQFGKAIASFQALQFKLADMATELVAARQMVRLAASKLDAGARDASTYCAMAKRFATDAGFMVCNEALQLHGGYGYIREYPLERLMRDARVHQILEGTNEIMRVIIARRMLEGDAPEVIR; translated from the coding sequence ATGGACTTTGAACTCAGCGAAGATCAACGCGCTTTTGCCGATACCGCCCGTGCTTTTGCGCAGGCCGAGCTGGCGCCGCATGCGGCCGAGTGGGACCGCGAGCACATCTTCCCGCGCGAGGCGATTGCCAAGGCCGGCGAGCTGGGCTTCTGCGGCCTCTATGCTCCGGAGAGCATCGGCGGCCTGGGCCTGCCACGACTTGATGCAACGCTGGTATTCGAAGAAATGGCGGCCGCCGATCCATCGACCACGGCCTTCATCACCATCCACAACATGGCAACCTGGATGCTGGGCACCTGGGCCACCGACGCCGTGCGCGCCGAATGGGGCGAGCAGCTCACCAGCGGCAGCAAGCTGGCCAGCTACTGCCTGACCGAGCCCGGCGCGGGTTCGGATGCGGCCTCGCTCAAGACCCGGGCCGAGCTGGTCGGCAACGAGTACATCGTCAACGGCAGCAAGGCCTTCATCAGCGGCGCGGGCAGCACCGATGTGCTGGTGCTGATGGCAAGAACCGGCGATGCCGGCTCCGGGGCTTCGGGCATCTCGGCCTTTGCCGTGCCTGCCGATGCGGCCGGCGTGAGCTATGGCAAAAAGGAAGAGAAGATGGGCTGGAACAGCCAGCCCACACGCGTCATCAGCTTCGACAATGTGCACATTCCCGCGCACAACCTGCTGGGCCGCGAAGGCGAAGGCTTCAAGATCGCCATGAAGGGCCTGGACGGCGGGCGCATTAATATCGCCACCTGCTCGGTGGGCGCGGCCCAGGGGGCACTGACCCAGGCACAAAGCTATATGCAAGAGCGCAAGCAGTTCGGCAAAGCGATTGCGAGCTTTCAGGCCCTGCAGTTCAAGCTGGCCGACATGGCGACGGAGCTGGTCGCGGCACGCCAGATGGTGCGCCTGGCTGCGTCCAAGCTGGATGCCGGTGCGCGTGATGCATCGACCTACTGCGCAATGGCCAAGCGCTTTGCCACCGATGCCGGCTTCATGGTCTGCAACGAAGCCCTGCAGCTGCATGGCGGCTATGGCTATATCCGCGAGTACCCGCTGGAGCGCCTGATGCGCGATGCCCGCGTGCACCAAATTCTGGAAGGCACGAACGAAATCATGCGCGTCATCATTGCCAGGCGCATGCTGGAGGGCGATGCTCCGGAGGTCATTCGCTAA
- a CDS encoding TfoX/Sxy family protein — protein MPAKPIAPETLQLIDAVRDALQDCTAVEEKTMFGCHVFMVDGKMCLGVENDELLVRLPPASHAQIAEMPGVRPLSSRGLMDGYFLVGPTAYARRDQWLYWIGEALAFNPLAKATPKRKTGSKASSETDSKKPGEGESPAGQGTGSGRKRTRAAPKPADADVPRKHPIFDSE, from the coding sequence ATGCCCGCCAAGCCCATCGCCCCTGAAACCCTGCAGCTCATAGATGCCGTGCGCGATGCGCTGCAAGATTGCACAGCCGTGGAAGAGAAGACCATGTTCGGCTGCCATGTGTTCATGGTCGACGGCAAGATGTGCCTGGGCGTGGAAAACGACGAGTTGCTGGTGCGCCTGCCCCCCGCCAGTCATGCGCAGATTGCGGAGATGCCGGGCGTGCGCCCGCTGTCCTCACGCGGACTGATGGATGGCTACTTTCTCGTCGGCCCCACGGCCTATGCCCGGCGGGATCAATGGCTGTACTGGATAGGCGAGGCCCTGGCCTTCAACCCGTTGGCAAAGGCCACGCCAAAACGCAAGACCGGCAGCAAGGCCAGCAGCGAGACCGATAGCAAGAAGCCGGGCGAGGGAGAAAGTCCTGCCGGCCAAGGCACCGGCAGCGGGCGCAAGCGCACCAGGGCTGCCCCGAAACCGGCTGATGCAGACGTCCCCAGAAAACATCCTATTTTCGACAGCGAATAA
- a CDS encoding fumarylacetoacetate hydrolase family protein — translation MTQANYNDNYLWAPSPVQSLPVRGSEQRLPVNRLFFVGRNYHAHAVEMGRPVDKSTERPFYFTKAPQTLTESGATVAYPPETSNYHFEMELVVAIGKPGFRIPADQAHEHIYGYACGLDMTRRDLQLVARDKGRPWDLGKDVEQSSVASEIVPMPGKVIESGLIELSVNGQVKQQSDVNKLIWNIREIIADLSLFYHLQAGDLIYTGTPEGVGAVLPGDRITGRVEGVGEITLSVGQPE, via the coding sequence ATGACCCAAGCCAACTACAACGACAACTATCTCTGGGCTCCGTCCCCCGTGCAGTCCCTGCCCGTGCGCGGCAGCGAGCAGCGCCTGCCCGTCAACCGCCTGTTCTTTGTGGGCCGCAACTACCACGCCCATGCGGTGGAGATGGGCCGACCCGTGGACAAAAGCACAGAGCGCCCCTTCTACTTCACCAAGGCCCCGCAAACCTTGACCGAATCGGGCGCCACCGTGGCCTATCCACCCGAGACCAGCAACTACCACTTCGAGATGGAGCTGGTCGTGGCCATCGGCAAACCGGGCTTTCGCATTCCTGCCGACCAAGCCCATGAACATATCTACGGTTATGCCTGCGGCCTTGATATGACACGCCGCGATCTGCAGCTGGTGGCACGCGACAAGGGCCGCCCCTGGGATCTGGGCAAGGATGTGGAGCAGTCCTCCGTCGCCAGCGAAATCGTACCCATGCCCGGCAAGGTGATCGAGTCCGGCCTCATCGAGCTGAGCGTCAACGGTCAGGTCAAGCAGCAGTCCGATGTGAACAAGCTGATCTGGAATATCCGCGAAATCATTGCCGACCTGTCCCTGTTCTATCACCTGCAAGCCGGCGATCTGATCTACACGGGCACGCCCGAGGGCGTGGGCGCCGTGCTGCCGGGCGACCGGATCACCGGCCGCGTGGAAGGCGTGGGCGAGATTACCCTGAGCGTGGGCCAGCCCGAGTAA
- a CDS encoding tripartite tricarboxylate transporter substrate binding protein, which produces MKSIAIAAALLASAGHSLAQGDASSYPNRPVTVVTAFAVGSGPDAVLRIVGEKLAQRWKQGVTVDNRPGGGGFVAIEYARRAKPDGYTLLQLDSEHISALPYLYKNKNFNTLSHFDPVAPLFLTPFFVAVPTNSPWKNMGDLIKSAKAEPGKISYGSWGVGSPGHLGGEWLDYLTGSKMTHVPYREVSQLFTSVANGDPSWSFASLPSSQGIYKSGKIRYLAVAAPKRIAQMPDVPTVAEAGGPAELDVNSFVSLLSPKGVDAAVRDKIRSDVVAVLQDPQVKEKFSTFAFQPMSFTVPEMQQFAKKKSEQYKLLIEKAQISLD; this is translated from the coding sequence ATTAAATCTATCGCCATTGCTGCAGCTCTGCTGGCCTCAGCCGGCCATTCACTGGCCCAGGGCGATGCATCCAGCTATCCCAATCGCCCCGTGACCGTGGTCACGGCCTTTGCCGTGGGCAGCGGTCCTGATGCCGTGCTGCGCATCGTTGGCGAAAAGCTGGCCCAGCGCTGGAAACAGGGCGTGACCGTGGACAACCGCCCCGGTGGCGGCGGCTTTGTCGCCATCGAGTACGCGCGCCGTGCCAAGCCCGACGGCTATACCCTGCTGCAACTGGACAGCGAGCATATCTCTGCCCTGCCCTATCTCTACAAGAACAAGAACTTCAACACGCTGAGCCACTTCGACCCCGTGGCCCCGCTGTTCCTGACTCCGTTCTTTGTGGCCGTGCCCACGAATTCGCCATGGAAGAACATGGGCGATCTGATCAAGTCCGCCAAGGCCGAGCCCGGCAAGATCAGCTACGGCTCCTGGGGCGTGGGCAGCCCCGGCCATCTGGGCGGCGAATGGCTGGACTATCTGACGGGCAGCAAGATGACCCATGTGCCTTACCGCGAGGTCAGCCAGCTGTTCACCTCGGTGGCCAACGGCGACCCGAGCTGGAGCTTTGCCAGCCTGCCCTCCAGCCAGGGCATCTACAAAAGCGGCAAGATTCGCTATCTGGCCGTGGCCGCCCCCAAGCGCATTGCGCAAATGCCGGACGTGCCCACGGTCGCCGAAGCCGGTGGCCCTGCCGAGCTGGATGTGAACTCCTTTGTCTCCCTGCTCAGCCCCAAGGGCGTGGATGCCGCCGTGCGCGACAAGATCCGCAGCGATGTGGTGGCCGTGCTGCAGGACCCGCAGGTCAAAGAGAAGTTCTCCACCTTCGCCTTCCAGCCCATGAGCTTCACCGTGCCCGAGATGCAGCAATTTGCCAAGAAGAAGTCCGAGCAATACAAGCTGCTGATTGAGAAAGCCCAGATCAGCCTGGATTGA
- a CDS encoding LysR family transcriptional regulator, translated as MDWDHLRFFGELARSGSMAAAARRMGVEHTTVSRRIQALEKQLGAVLFAREGGQWRLTEAGRQLQEVTNTMQSAVDGLERGPLAHAATAEGLAGLVRVGATEGFGTQMLASELARLTLRYPLLSVDLLALPRMLHLSSREADIVISLERPKRGSVVVTKLTDYRLYLYGQREYLARKPLVARTEDLRHHSFVHYVDDLLFTRELQLLDTLHRPERFALRSTSITAQYEAVRAGAGLAVLPAFVADKDPILSRVLPEQACFTRTFWMSMPVESRQIPRIATTWSFLRDAVQGMQKLLLPDA; from the coding sequence TTGGACTGGGACCATCTGCGTTTTTTTGGCGAACTGGCTCGCAGCGGCAGCATGGCGGCGGCTGCGCGGCGCATGGGGGTCGAGCACACCACGGTGTCGCGGCGCATTCAGGCGCTAGAAAAGCAGCTCGGTGCCGTGCTGTTTGCGCGCGAAGGCGGCCAGTGGCGGCTGACCGAGGCCGGGCGGCAGCTGCAGGAAGTGACCAACACCATGCAAAGCGCGGTGGACGGGCTGGAGCGGGGTCCCCTGGCGCATGCAGCGACCGCGGAAGGGCTGGCCGGGCTGGTGCGGGTGGGTGCCACCGAAGGCTTTGGTACGCAGATGCTGGCCTCCGAGCTCGCCAGGCTCACGCTGCGCTATCCGCTGCTCAGTGTTGACCTGCTGGCGCTGCCGCGCATGCTGCATCTGTCCAGCCGCGAGGCCGATATCGTCATCTCGCTGGAGCGGCCCAAGCGCGGCTCGGTCGTGGTCACCAAGCTGACCGACTACCGGCTCTATCTTTACGGCCAGCGTGAATATCTGGCGCGCAAGCCCTTGGTGGCCAGGACCGAGGATCTGCGCCATCACAGCTTTGTGCACTATGTGGACGATCTGCTGTTCACGCGCGAGCTGCAATTGCTGGATACCTTGCACCGGCCCGAGCGTTTTGCGCTGCGCAGCACCAGCATCACCGCTCAATACGAAGCCGTGCGTGCCGGTGCCGGTCTGGCCGTGCTGCCAGCATTTGTGGCCGACAAGGATCCAATACTGAGCCGCGTGCTGCCCGAGCAGGCTTGTTTCACACGCACCTTCTGGATGAGCATGCCCGTGGAGTCGCGCCAGATTCCGCGCATAGCCACGACCTGGAGCTTTCTGCGCGATGCCGTGCAAGGCATGCAGAAGCTGCTATTGCCGGATGCATGA